DNA from Flavobacterium aestivum:
ACAACATCTCCTTGATAGTTTTTATCAACTCCGGCAATAATCTTCAATAAAGAAGATTTTCCAGAACCATTTAAACCTAAAATACCAATTTTTGCTCCATAAAAGAAACTCAAATAGATGTTTTTAAGAACAGGTTTGTCTGCTCCTTGATAGGTTTTACTCAATTTTTGCATTGAGAAAATTACTTTCTTATCGTCTGACATTTTTTATATTTTTATTGTTTTATTTTTTTTTAAATTGTTCAATGACTTGTATTTAGAACGATATTATTTATCTGAATCCTAAATTAACTAAATTTTCTAATACTAAAGTCTTCCTTTTAATGCGTTAAATACCCAAGCATTAGCCAAAAATCCAATTCCAACAGCAGCAAATCCCCAACCCGCTACATCATCATATCTAAAAGCGCCTAATGATATGAGCAACAATCCCATGAGTACCATTATTAAAGTTGCCCATCCTAAAATGGTGTTTTTATTCATTCCCATATATTGTAGTATTTGTTTTTTTAGAAGCTACAAATATCGGCATTTTAAAACTTTAATTAAAAATTTTATATAGCATTTCTCGTAACAAATCGGCTTGTGATAAGCTATTGGCACCAACTCCCTTGCTCTTTACATCTGTATCTCTTAAAGAAGCTACAATCTGGCTCACTTTTTTCATAGGGTAGTTTTTTATAGCTACATCGTAATCTTTTAGAAAAAAAGGATTCACTCCTAAAACAGAGGCCACATTTTTTGGATTTTTATCTTTCAAACCATGGTATTTTAATAACTGAATAAAAAAGCCAAAAACCAAACCCGTAGTCATTACCAATGGATTATCTTTTGGATTTTGCGCAAAATTCTCAGCGATTTTATACGCTTTTAGTTGGTCGCGTTCACCAATGGCTTTTCTTAATTCGAATACATTATAGTCCTTACTGAATCCTATATTCTCTTCGATATCTTTGGCTGAAATAGTACTTCCCGCAGGTAAGATGATTTGCAGTTTTTCAAGTTCATTATTGATTTTACTTAAGTCTGTTCCCAAAAACTCTACCAACATAGCAGAAGCTTTAGGTTCTATAGCGTATTTTTTTCCGGATAATACACGCTTAATCCAGTCCCCTACTTGATTTTCATACAATTTTTTACTTTCATAAACCACACCATTTTTAGCCAAAAGCTTAGTAACTTTTTTTCTTTTGTCTAATGTTTTGTATTTATAACAAAAAACCAAAACCGTTGTTAGCATTGGATTTTCTACATAACTTTCAATCTTGTCAATTGTTCTCGATAAATCTTGCGCTTCCTTGACAATAACCACCTGACGATCGGCCATCATGGGATAACGCTTGGCTGTAGAAACCACATCTTCTATAGAAACATCTCTACCATATAAAACGGTTTGATTAAACCCTTTTTCATCTTCCGATAAAACATTTTCTTCTATATATTCAGATAACTTGTCAATGTAATATGGCTCTTCTCCCATCAAAAAGTAAATAGGTTTGATGTTTCCGCCTTTTATATCATTCACAATTTTTACAACTTCATCCATTCATTATTTTGTTTCAGGTTTCAGGTTTCAGATTTTCATTTCAACAACTTGAAACTTTAAACTTAAAACCTACAAACTATTTTATATTTTTGCTACATGCAAAAACTCAATTTTCCTTCTTATATTTTTCGATTCAAAAATAACGAAAATAAAGTATCTATTTTTGATGCCATCAGGAAAAAATTCATCATTCTCACACCTGAAGAATGGGTTCGCCAGCACGTGGTGAGTTATTTAATCGAAGAAAAAAAATACCCTAAATCTTTAATCAATGTCGAAAAAGTTTTAAAAGTCAACGGCTTAAGAAAGCGATATGATATCGTAGTTTTCAATACAGATGGAACAATTTTCATATTAATAGAATGCAAAGCCCCTGAAGTTAAAATTTCTCAAGCCACATTCGATCAGATTGCAAGATATAATATGACACTGGAAGCCGAATTTTTGATGGTAACCAATGGACTTAATCATTATTTTTGTCTCATGGATTTTGAGAATGAAAGATATGAATTTTTGAGAGAGCTTCCAGATTACAATGAAAAGAAAGCAGAAAACAAAGTGTAAAAAAAGAATTATATAAAATTAAATATTTAAAGACCTTTAAATATTAATTTCAAATTCATTAAATAAAACAAATCTACTTGGAAAAAATAGCCGTTGTTATACTAAATTGGAATGGAGTGAAATTATTAGAACAATTTTTGCCTTCCGTAATTCAATTTTCTCCAGAAGCCGATGTATATGTTGCTGACAATGCTTCTACAGATGAATCGGTAACTTACATAAAAAATAATTTCCCTACTGTCAAAATAGTACAAAACAAAACCAACCAAGGCTTTGCTGGAGGCTATAATGAAGCACTTCAACACATTGATACAGAGATTTATGCTTTAGTGAATTCAGACATAGAAGTAACAGAAAATTGGCTAAAACCAATACTAGAAACATTTAGCACTGAACCAAAAACAGCTATAATCCAACCTAAAATATTAGACTTTAAGCGAAAAGAATACTTTGAATACGCAGGTGCTGGTGGTGGATTCATTGATCAATTTGGATACCCATACTGTCGCGGGCGGATTTTTGATACTCTAGAAAAAGACAATGGACAGTATAATGATGAAAAGGAAATCTTCTGGGCATCTGGAGCTTGCTTCTTTATTCGTAGTGCCGTTTATAAAGATTTGAAAGGTTTTGATCAAGATTTTTTTGCACATCAGGAAGAAATTGATTTATGTTGGCGAGCAATTAACAAAGGACATGTAATAAAATACACCTCAGAATCAATTGTTTACCATGTAGGTGGTGCAACTTTACAACAAGCTAATCCTCAAAAAACATACCTTAATTTCCGCAATTCTTTGCTAATGTTAACCAAAAATTTGCCACAAAACACCCTCTATCAAGTACTTATAATTAGATTATTGTTGGATGGTGTTGCAGGTGTTAAATACGTATTTGGAGGTCAATTTAAACATTGTTGGGCTATTATTAGAGCACATTTCTCTTTTTACAGCTTATTTTTAAGAAATTATAAAAAAAGAGAAAAAAATCAAGTTGAGAAATACTTTAAAGCGAAAAGCATCGTTTATGATTACTATGTTAAAAATGGCACAGTTTTTGTTGAAATAAATTAACAATAATTTACATTTTAAATTAATAATTAAAAAACTAACTTTGTAATTCACGTTTAATTAAATTTTGCATTTTATGAAAAAATTAATGATCACTCTGTCCGCTTTAGCGCTCCTAACTTCATGCGTTTCTAAAAAAGAATACGCAGCCTTGGAAGCTAAAAATAAGGAAACACAGGATTTATTAAATACTTGTACAGTAAAACTAAATTCTTGCTTAGAAGAAAAAGCTGGACTTACCGCAACAGTTGCTGGTCTAAAAGAAACCAATCAGCACTTAATAAACACTTCTAAGGATATGACGCTTTTAACAACTAAAGGAGCTGAAAATATCGAGAAAGCTTTAGAGTCTATCAAAGAAAAAGATTTGAAAATTAGCAGAATGCAAGATGCCTTGACTAAAAAGGATAGCGTTACACTTGCAGTAGTAACTAGTTTGAAATCTGTTGTTGGAATGGATGATAAAGATATCGAAATCAATGTTGATAAAGGAGTAGTATTCATCTCTATCTCTGATAAAATGTTATTCAAAAGTGGTAGTTATGAAGTAAGCGACAAAGCAAAAGGAGTTTTGACTAAAGTTGCTAAAGTAATCAATGACAAACCAGATTTTGAATGTATGGTTGAAGGTCACACTGATACTGATGTTTTAAGAGGAAACTCTTGTTTAATTGATAACTGGGATTTAAGTGTAAAACGTTCTACTGCTATTATCCGTATTTTATCTAATGATTTAGGAGTAAAACCAGAGCAATTAATCGCTGCTGGTAGAAGTTCATTCGTTCCTTTGGTACCAAATGATTCTCCAGAAAACAAATCTAAAAACAGAAGAACTCGTATCTATGTAATGCCAAAAATTGATCAGTTCTATGATATGGTTGAAAAAGAAATGAAAAAACAACCAGGAGCAGCACCAGCAGGAAAATAATAGTCTTTTTTCTTTCGCAATAAAAAAACGCCTCGATAAATTCGAGGCGTTTTTTTATACCCATTTCTTTTGCTACCAAGGATTTATTAGGCAAAGCAAATTTCATTTCCCATAAACTTCTTTAAAGTTACAATATACCATAATTTAGAGGTAATGTATCTCCCATTTTCTTTTCAGACATATCACCTAAAAAAGTAATACTTCCAATATTAGAATTATTACCATACTTATAAATATAGAATGTATTGGTTTCAAAAATAATTTTTGATTGTTCTCTATCGTCATATTCTATATCAAAAGAAGCAAAAACACCTTTATCTAATTTTTGTGCCTTCTGCGGAAGTATTTCAACTTTTATCAAATCCTCTCCTTCTTTAATTACTTTAAAACAAGTATTTGGATTTACAGCCAATTGATTACTATATATCAAAAATTTATCTTTACCTAAAATGTTATTTGAAAGATCTCTAAAAAAATGAACTTGAGAGCCTTGAAATGTTTTTTCCCGTTTGGCTAAAACTTCATTTGAGTTATTTGTTTCCACAAAACGACTAAAGCCTTGATAAAGACACTTAACAGCATTATCAGGCTTCACACTTAAGCTATTAAAATTAACCTCAAAAGTTACCAGTTCATAGTTTATTTTATAACCTAAAGAAGTATTTAATATTATCAAAGGTTTATCCGAGAAAGCTTTTAGAATATAATTCTCCTTGTCGTATTTAAAATAAATATCATCTTCATTTTGAATAAATGTATTTAAAGCATTAATTGTTTCTCCTAAAAAAAATCTTCTAAACAGCTGGAGCTTCTCCTTTCTTGTAAATTTATCATTTCGGGTGATTACAACCTCATTAAGTTTATTCAACAAAGGTTTCATTAAGATATTTAGCTCCTTCTTGGAATCAAACGATGACAAAAAAATAGTTTGATACCCAGGACAACTTATTACCAGAACATTATTTGCTTCATAATTATAATCTAAACTAAAATGTCCTTCTTTATCAGAAGTTGCCGAAATTGTAGTTCCGTCTAAATAGACATCAGCATCAGATAATGGTATTTTTTTTTCATTAAAAATTGTGCCGTTAACAATTTGAGCAACAGAATTTAAAGAAAAAACTAAAGATAAGATTGTAATTAGTACTCTCATAAATAATATAATATTAGGGGTTGTTTTAATCGTACAACGCCTAAAATGTTATTTTATTACGAAATTTACAACGTTTTATATAAATAAAGATTTTACTTATAAGATATCTATACTTCCCTTTCCTTCCCTAATAACAATAGGTTCATATTCTGACAAGTCTATGATAGTAGATCCAATATTATCACCATATCCACCATCAATTACCAAATCAACAAGATTTTGCCATTTTTCAAAAATAAGCTCAGGATCAGTAGTGTACTCAATCACTTCATCCTCATCGTGAATAGAAGTTGAAACAATTGGATTTCCTAATTGACGAACTATTTCTAAAACTATAGCATTATCAGGTATACGAATACCAACGGTTGTTTTCTTTTTAAACTCTTTAGGTAAATTATTATTCCCCGGAAGAATAAATGTATAAGGCCCCGGCAATGCTCTTTTAAGCAATTTAAAAGTAGAAGTATCTATTTGCTTTACATAATCTGATAAGTTACTCAAATCATGGCAAATAAATGAGAAATTTGCCTTTTCTAATTTTACTCCTTTTATTTTAGCAATTTTTTCAAGAGCCCGAGAATTAGTAATATCGCAACCTAATCCATAAACAGTATCTGTTGGATAAATGACCAGGCCACCTTCTTTTAGTACTTTTACCACTTTAGCTATAGCAGCTTCACTCGGCTTATCGGGATATATCTTTATTATTTGAGCCATAAGATTTTTTGTTTAAAGTTTAGAAAAAAATTTTAAAGATAAAAGTCTTACATAATAAAAACTTGAAACCAGAAACATTTTCTTAACCTATGATATCCAATTTTGCAAAACGCAGTAATAATTTTTTAATACCACCAACTTCAAATTTAATTTCCGCTTTTTTATCCGCTCCTACACCTTCCATATTGATTACTTGACCTTTTCCAAAACGTTCATGCATAACTACATTTCCAGCAACTAGCTTATTATCAAACAAATTAGCCTTTCCAGATGAAGCATCACTAGATACTGGCTTCAATTTGCGCAAATTGATATCCGATTTTGGTTCATTGTCTGTAACGTATTTAGGTGGCGTACTTCCTACCGGCTTAGCCAAACGTAATTTAGATTTATCCACATCTCCAAATACATCACCATCATTTGCAGGACTATAGCGGTAGTTCCTTTCTGGTGGCGTAAGATATTCCAAATATTGGCTTTCTATTTCTTCAATAAAACGAGAAGGCTCACTATCTGTCAGTTTACCCCAACGGTAACGCGATTGTGCATAAGTTAAATACGCTTGATGCTCTGCACGTGTTAAGGCTACATAAAATAATCGTCGTTCTTCTTCTAATTCACTTCGTGTACTCATACTCATGGCACTAGGAAACAAATCTTCTTCCATTCCAACCACAAATACATGTTGAAATTCAAGTCCTTTTGCCAAGTGTATCGTCATCAAAGCCACACGATCTTCATCGCTGGTATCTTTATCAAGATCAGTAGCAAGTGCTACGTCTTCCATAAATTCAGATAATGCTCCACGAGCGCCATCTACTTCTTTTTGTCCTTCAGTAAAATCCTTAATTCCGTTTAACAACTCTTCTATATTCTGAATTCTTGCCATTCCTTCGGGAGTAGCATCTTTTTTCAGCTCTTGAATCAAACCCGTTTTTTTGGCTACATGATCTGTTAAATAAAAGGCATCTTGATTTTCATTAATCACCTGAAAACTCTGAATCATAGTCACAAAATCAAGCAATTTTTGTTTGGTTCCCGAATTCAACTTCAAATCAATTCGCTCAATGTTTTGCATCACTTCAAAAATCGAACGTTTATAGTGATTGGCGGCAATGGTCAGTTTTTCAATAGTCGTATTCCCAATTCCACGTGCTGGGTAATTGATCACACGAATCAAAGCTTCCTCATCTTTTGGATTAAGAACCAATCGCAGATAGCACAATACATCTTTTACCTCTTTTCTTTGATAAAAAGACAATCCTCCATAAATACGGTACGGAATATCTCTTTTTCTGAGCGCATCTTCCATTGCACGGGATTGCGCGTTGGTACGGTACAAAATGGCAAAAGCTCCATTATGCAATTGATGGTTCATTTTTTGTTCCCAAATTGTACTGGCCACAAAACGCCCTTCTTCATTATCTGTAATACTACGGTGTATTTTTATTTTAGGGCCAAACTCATTGGCTGTCCAAACTACCTTATCCAGTTTTACCTTATTTTTATCAATAATAGTGTTGGCCGCTTCTACAATATTTCTGGTCGAACGGTAATTTTGTTCCAATCTAAAGGTTTTTACTCCTTCATAATCTTTCTGGAAATTCAAGATATTATTGATGTTCGCTCCACGAAATGCATAAATACTTTGCGCATCATCCCCAACCACACAGATATTCTGAAACTTATCTGACAAAGCACGAACAATCAAATACTGAGAATGATTCGTATCCTGATACTCATCTACCAAGATGTAACGAAAACGGTTTTGGTATTTCGCTAGAACTTCTGGGAAACGTGTTAGCAATTCGTTAGTTTTTAACAACAAATCATCAAAATCCATCGCACCAGCTTTAAAACAACGATCCACATAATGCTGATAAATTTCTCCCATACGAGGCTTTTTACTCATTGCATCAGCCTCCTGTAAATCCCTATCGTTAAAATATGCTTTTACGGTAATCAAACTGTTCTTAAAGTTTGAAATCCTACTTAAAACTTGTTTAGGTTTATACACATCACGATCCAATTGCATTTCTTTGATAATCGCCGAAATGGCACGTAAGGAATCCTGAGAATCATAAATCGTAAAGTTAGATGGATATCCTAAATGGTCTGCTTCAGAACGCAAAATTCGGGCAAAAATAGAGTGAAAAGTCCCCATCCATAGATTTTTAGCTTCACTGGCTCCCACAATATCCGAAATACGATTCTTCATCTCCCGCGCTGCCTTATTGGTAAAGGTAAGCGACAAAATATTAAATGCGTCAATGCCTTGATGCATCAAATAAGCAATTCTGATGGTAAGTACACGTGTTTTCCCTGAGCCAGCACCGGCAATAATAATCATAGGACCATCCTTTTGCAATACTGGTTCACGTTGTGCCTCGTTAAGTTGTTCTATATATTTTTGCATGAAAAAAAATCTGTTTAATGCAAAAATAGCAATTTTAGAATGAATATGCATCCCTTACCCGAATTCAGATTACAGCTTTATCAGAATAGAAAGAATGCAGTTCTCTAAATAAACCAAAAGCATCAATTAGGATACAGTTCCTTAATATGCTCAATAGATTTCTTTACTAATTGACTCAGTATCTCTATATCAATATCTTCTATTTTTTGAATGTACAAACAAGCTTTACTGGTCTTATGTTTTTCTAATTTAGAAAGCAACAATTCTTTCTCTTCAAAAGTTGAAGCCAGATATATAGTAAGGGCATTTTTCCTTGATGCCAGTCCTACAAGTGGAGCATTTCCGGCATGTCCGCTTTCGTACTTGTAATTATATATACCGAATCCAACAATACCTGTTCCCCACATTTTCGGCTCAAATCCAGACAGTTTACTTAGCAAATCAATTATAAAAATACAGTCTTCATGTCTTTTTGCATTACTAATGGATACTAAAAAGTCGGCGACACTATTTTCAGTTTCAATTGTTTTATTTTTTGCCATTATCTCTAGGTTTTACAGTTGAATAATACATTTTAGTACCAATAAATTTTAAAAATAAAAAAAGCTACAATTTTTATAATCATAGCTTTTCATTTTTATTCTTTATATAGCAAATATTTTCTTAAACGACGAGTTACTTAGCTTTAATAGAATCCATTTTTTTATTCATCGAACTCGACTCGTTCATTTGTTTCATCATAACCGTAGGGTCAGTATAACTCCAATGCTCAATAACTTTGCCATCTTTTATTTTTACTAGATCAACTACATTTTCATTCATTACGGTTCCGGCAGGCATCCCCATACTGGCATCTATTGCTGTACCGGTTATTTTTGAAAGCGTAAAAACATAATCCGCATTTGCAGATGTTGTAATGATATCAAATTTTAAATCTTTCATATGGTTATGCATATCAATAAGCATAGGCTTGAGGCTATCCCCTCCTTTTATTTCTTTTCCACTAGGCCCCATGTGATCAACTACATCGTCTGCAATTAGACTATTTATAGTTTCTGCGTCGCCAGTTTCAATGGCCTTAATAATTTTGGCGTTAATGTCTAAATTTTTCTGATTTGGATCCGCCATCGAAGTAGTCCCTGAATCTTTGCAGGAGACAAACAAACAAAATAAACCTGTTACCGTTAAAGCTAGATTTTTTTTCATACCATTTTAATTTAAATTAAACTAACTATTTGAAAATAAAGCATCTAATTTAACAAATTAAATAAAATATTGTAGCTTTTTTTTGAAAAAAAATCTATTTATATGTTTTCGAGAATAGAAACCACAAATAGAGTATCAATAAAACCATATCCAAAAAAAAGTCCCACTAGAATTCTAATGGGACAAATTATTTCTATATCCTTTTAGTGAATATAACATCTTTATGAACAAGAAATACATCTGAATAACTGAATTAAATCATTTTCATAGCAAATATTAGTATTCACCAGTAAAAGAATATTACATTTTATCAAATTTAAACTTTTGACCACCAACTGAGGCTTCATACATCAAACCACCTTTTTCCATGGTGAATACCATAACTCCGTCAGTATATTTTGCGTTTCCTGACACACCAGCACTTACAGCTACTGCTGATGCTTGAGCAGCAAATTCGAATTTACTTTCTTTAAAATGATCCATTCCTTCTTTTGTCTCAAAAAAGATTACTTCACGATATGCTTGTCCACCAGCTTGGAGACCAATACTTAACTGTGTCAACTTAGCCATACCTATTAATTTACCTTTTTCATAAACTGCACCATTACCAGCTGCCCCTCCAACTCCAACTCCTCCTTTACCAACATTAGGAAAGATAACATACCCCTGAGCATTATCAAAGATTGCTTTCATAAGATGGTCAGTTTTAATAAACTCAGCTTTTGCTGTATTACTGTCAGCTATAATTTTATCTTTTTTAGAGTCTGATTGTCCCAATATAGGCGCTATATTTATAAAACAAGCTACCAATATTATCCAAATAACATTTAATTTTTTCATCTTATAAGTGTATTAAATTGTTGCAAAATTTCCTCCATCAAAGTTAATACAAACTTCTTAAATAAGTACAAATATATCTGATTATCAATATTTTAAACATATTTCGTTTTATGATTCTTACAAGAATTTGTTCCGCGTAGTAACTACAAATTTCCAAAACAAAAAAACACCTTCGCTTACTCAAATTATGTCTGCGTAAAGGATAGAAGCAAGCTACCGAAGTAGCGCGGATAGCCTGACCCCCACTAGAAAAAGGGCGCATAAGCGGCACTATTGGTTAGCCCTTTTTCTAGTGGGGGTTACGCCCAAAAAATTAGTAAATATTACTTAAAAAAAACATCGTAGGCAAAACGGAGCAATGTACCTATTACAACTACCAAAAAGAAAATTCGGATGAATTTGTTTCCTCTATTTATGGCTAGTTTGGCTCCTATCCATCCTCCTACAGCATTGCTGGCAGCCATGGGCAAAGCTATAACCCAAATAATTTTTCCTTTGAGCATGAACAAACAAATAGAACCAAAATTGGTTGCTAGATTAACCATTTTGGCATTGGCAGATGCATGTAAGAAATCAAATCCCATGATGGCAATGAAAGCCACTACAAAGAAACTCCCTGTACCTGGACCAATGAATCCATCATAAAAACCTACTACAAAACTGATTCCTACTGCATTAAAGATTTGAGTTCTTGCAGAAATATCTTTAATTTGGTGTTGCCCGAAATTTTTCTTGGCATAAGTATAAATGGCTAATAATGAGAGTACCACCAGTAATAAAGGTTTCATAAAATCATTACTCACATAGGTCAACAATGTCGATCCTAAAAATGCAGACGGAAAAGCCAATATCATCATAATCCCTAGGATTTTCCAATTGATTGTAACTTTCTTCATGTATTGGTAAGCTGCAAATGCGGTTCCGCTAAAAGATGGAATTTTAAGAGATCCTATTACGGTTGACACGGGAAGATTAGGTAACAGTATAAGCCCCATGGGTGTTTGTATAAGTCCGCCTCCGCCAACAACTGCATCTATGAATCCTGCGAAAAAGGCAGCTAAACAAAGTAATAGTATAATGTAAGTTTCCATATATTTTGATTTCTATCCGATTTTGGCAGGCTCACGAAGTTCCTAACTGCTTCTCTGTGTTTTTGTCATTTTGTCTGAAAAACAAAAATACTATTCCACTATTTATTATTGCGATAATTTGCCATTGATTTTGACCCGAAAATATTATTTTTGCCTTTTTTAAAATAAAAATAAAATGGATTTATCTAAAATACTTGAATTATTGGGTTATACTGTTCCTGCAGTTATTACCGGAATGGTTGCCTATAAATTTTTTAATATTCATACTAAAAACGAAGAAGGAAGACGTCGTTATTTATTGAGCAAAGAAGCTCAAAAAAATGCTTTACCCCTACGCTTACAAGCATACGAGCGTATGACTTTGTTTTTGGAACGCATAAGTCTTGCTAATTTATTGACTAGAATTGCACCTATTTCTAACGATAAAAACGACTATTGTAATTTTGTTATTGCTCAAATCGAGCAAGAATTCGAACACAATTTAGCACAACAAATTTACATGACTAATGAGTGTTGGACTATTATTGCAACTGCAAAAAATGCTACAATCCAAATGATTCGTAAAGCTGCTTTGAAAGATTCTGTAAGTAATGCAAATGGCTTAAGAGAAGAGCTTTTGAATGAATTGCTTGAAAAACAAACACCAAGTAGTGCAGCTTTAGAATATATTAAAAAAGAAGTGAGCCAAATGTGGTAATTCTTTTTTAAGATACAACGTTTCTGAGAAACTAAGATTCTAAGTTTTTTTATTCTATTATAAAGATCTTAGGCCTTAGTAACTTAGCTTCTCAGAAACTTTACTCTCACCTAATTTCGGACATTATTTCGCTCTTATTTTGGGCATAAATAAAA
Protein-coding regions in this window:
- a CDS encoding sulfite exporter TauE/SafE family protein; this translates as METYIILLLCLAAFFAGFIDAVVGGGGLIQTPMGLILLPNLPVSTVIGSLKIPSFSGTAFAAYQYMKKVTINWKILGIMMILAFPSAFLGSTLLTYVSNDFMKPLLLVVLSLLAIYTYAKKNFGQHQIKDISARTQIFNAVGISFVVGFYDGFIGPGTGSFFVVAFIAIMGFDFLHASANAKMVNLATNFGSICLFMLKGKIIWVIALPMAASNAVGGWIGAKLAINRGNKFIRIFFLVVVIGTLLRFAYDVFFK